In Nymphalis io chromosome 30, ilAglIoxx1.1, whole genome shotgun sequence, the genomic stretch cATTTAATAGTTTGTAATAGTAtactattattctatttttgtcaAGTACATAGATATTACAATAGTATGGCGAGGAGTTTgtgaaaaagagaaaaaaacgaGCTGGCATGCGAAATATTCAGATTTCAGTTGTTACCtgatgaaaaaataattgcataaacttgaaaacaatttcttaaaagtaataatcAGTAATAGTATAATTTAGACAGTTGAAAAGTATAACAGcagaaaactataaaattaaaaaaagattcagacattgtataagtatataatatctatataatataaaaaacaatctgcattataaattaatttataatatacatgtatttctCCTAATAGATATAATTTGATCTGATGAATTATCCAGTGAAAACTCTTTgcgttacaaattaattaaaaaaaattaaaaacattagacCTAACGTCACTTGTCAAtgttgtcaaaaatattttttcataaaatattattttttaataggagTTTTTGGTATTAAGTAGACAACACAATAGTATTCGTGCTTATTCGCTCACATATgtaatacattttcaaataaatataaatcactttattattaacatttttcatagtttgcaataaaataatgcACATTTAATAAAGTCCGAAACTACGTGTATATATTACCAATCTATCTAAATGTCacttaatcaaaaaaatattttatctgtagtgatacttttttatttaatctatatctaaaaataaaacgtaattaatttaacgataatacgacatacataatattatgtaaatagattTACGATTCAGCACGTtttggatttaaaattaatattagatttaaatattgtaaggaAAAACCCCACATTCACGCGATTGTTGACAGCTAGCTTTGAAATACGATTTTGAAAAAAGTaactaaagaaattttaaatttttgcgaTAAATGGCTAGTGAatctaaatagaaaaaataatttgacgatttgtataatatttttgttgcaaTTACACGTCATAAAAATAAGaacaatttgattaaaatttcacTTATTAGTTAAATATGGATTGACTATTTAAACCACATTTTAAAAGGTAGCTTATAAAAAGAGTCCGTAAGACAgtaaggtatataaaaaaacattaaaaaataaaggccATTATTGAATTTTTGACAGTAAAGAAGTAAAGAGTACAAATAAGTTtgtacaaacacacacacacacaaacatgtGTGCTAAAATTTCACTCTCACCCTTCATATAGGCGTAAGAAGTCACACAGTGTAGCGTAACTCGGGGTTTTACCATATTTAACTACTTAATCGTTTCATATTttctagttatttttttttgtagtcaAATGTCCACTCTAACATTAAGGATAGGAAACCTCTTTGGTCagcttttaattagttttaatcgttataatattttagtattaaatttcaatattaatagagCTTATATCATCTTACTAAAAGATTAGTTTAGAGTAGGTGTGTTTctcttgtttaaataaataaattcacactgcagttattttattaaatgtgttaCCCAAAGTCGCTTAGTTTGTCACATAACACGGAGTCATTATTTTCTATCCATCAGATACTTATTTTTAGACAAATAACCAAAGAAAAAccttttctaaattaaaaattttatttcatcgtTACATCTCTTTCacaatatatataggtatttaaaaaataaaatacaaaaaattatacatttgtacatgtatgtatatacaagcattgctcatttaatataatattagaagacataatataaacactattattaaagaataacaggcaaaaataaactaattaatctCATTGCCTTTTTATCATCTGAATATCTAATTCAGATATATCATCATATAAGATTTgccgactgcctcgttggtctagtggcttgatgtaaggccgcagacccggagatcctgggttcaattcccaggccagaccagtaaaaagttattgggtttttctgaagtgtgtacactctcgtgcctcggaaagtacataaagccgttggtcctggacctgaactctttccagttgtgtcggattgccgttccatcggattatgagagttaaggaatagagactgcacctgtgtttgcatacatactttatttttccaACTCCAATATTTCACTTtcctcaataaaaaaataatagttggaGTATAGTAGTTAGCTCATTTAAATTTGTGCtagaaaaatatgttaattattagtataaattagatAATACCTGCAATATATTTTCTACGACCATTTGTCGATTCATTCATATACCCAATCGTAAAAAAGATAATCCTTATCTTATACATTATTCGAAAGTGTAAAGCGTACCTAGAAATATTGTACGCCATTTTagcaaaataaaagaataattttgtgtttattctTATACTTAGTTATGTAAGCGCAAATAATCgtttaaatgcaaaatatacgttgatattttattataattttctacatACATACAACGTTTAAAGCATAGTAAATATTAGTTACTTTCCTTAATTATTGTTtgctaaaactatataaaaacataattgtcCACCgcgtacaataaattaaaaaaaaatgcaataaaaaacaatcgtaccataaataacgtttaatttattaccgatatttcaatattaacattaacctcgttgaatgaaaataaaattacgattATTTTTACGTTTACGATTTTTTAAAGCCCTGATGACGTTATCTGTCAGTTAATAAGTTTTGATGTTTATTTGACAATGAcacttcattaaataaaaaacatctatTCCGCATGTTATattcaaagttttattaaaataacaaaccaTGGCAAAAGATCCGCTAGATGAAATGATACAGTTCTTAAAACCGCAATCACGAATTGACCTAAAGCACATTGCATTGGATCATTTACTGGGCCTGTCCGGTTCGGAAGACGGGATTAATGTTCttttaaaaaacgaaaaaattatACAGTGTGTACTTGAATTAACAAACGATAAAGTGGATGAAATTAGCAAAAACGCGTTGCTATTACTAGTTAACGTGACTGCGAACCCGATTGGCGCTTCTGAGCTACTCAAATACAAACCCAATATGAAAAATGTTGTTGAAATATTCATAGGTTATGTCCTCGATCAACATAAAAAAGATGCGGATGCCGTCTGTATGATCCTATCCAATATCACAAGACAAGAAAAGTTATTAGAGGTTTGCCTTGATATATATATGCCCCATATGAATGACTTATTAAGTGTTTTCGTTAACTTAGATTATAATAAGAAAGGATCCAAGTTACATTACTTAGCTCCCATGTTTAGTAATTTAAGCTGTGCACCAAGAATACGGAAGTGGTTGACAGAAGAAAACCCATATGTACCTCTTATAAAACTTTTACCGTTTTGTAATTATGAAGAATCTGTGATACGTAGAGGTGGAGCTATCGGTACGTTGAGAAATTTATCATTCGACACAAAATACCACAACTTCCTGTTGAGTAATGATTTAGATTTGCTTACATATCTATTATCACCTTTGATGGGTAACGAAGATTACCCCGACGATGAAATGGACAAATTGCCGATAGCTCTACAATATTTACCTAAAGAAAAACAAAGGGACGCTGATATAGATATACGAAAGATGATAATTGAGACGTTAAATCAGTTATGTGCACACCGAACAGGTAGAGAAATATTGAGGGATAATGGAGTTTATTATGTACTACGTGAGTATCATAAATGGGAGAAAGATCCGAACATATTACTTGCATGTGAGAATGTTGTCgacattttaatacaaaaggAAGACGAAGTTGGGGCAGAAGACTTAAAAGCAGTGGAAATCCCTGATGATATGACGGAAAAGTTCCAGAAAATGGacgaagaatatataaatagtgtaaaataaaaacatctaaaacatatttatatattttttattctttttagaCAGTCTGGCAATAATTATAAAGCCATCTACCTAGTTTACAAATTTAACAtactatttttgtaaaatatcaaaGCACCAACCGTGTAAAATACTAGTACcttctatttcattttattggtCTTTACCCAAAGTGCACTTATTGATGTGTATAAAAATTTCGAACAAAATGCAAAATGACACAACACTAGCCATCTCTTTATCCTGCACcagtttaaataagttttagtaaATCTTTTTCACACAACATGGCAATAGTGAAATGTTACGGAATATTTATCTCGTTCATTTTGTTaggctttaattaatttatcattgttCAGTTAGTAGTGAAtatgaaattaaacattataaataaagtaaataaaaaaaaaaacaccaaaggCGTACCATAgacaattattacatttataatttgtagTTTTGGCAAAAAGGGCTTTAAACTAATAACACGAAATATCCTTTgagtaattaattactaaaattggaagtaagtttaagtttaaagaatttatttctcataaagaattacagaaattcacttacatgagaaagttacaaactaatataaaaatctagcatacagtgttacaaaaattcataataaagaaGGTAGATGTAGAAATTTTTTCTTCTCGATCGACGATCGACGAGCTTGTTAAACATATCGCCCGCCGTGTCACCTCAGGAATACAAAAGTATGGATGCggcatatttattgaaatctgttcatcattttattttattattatttatattttttttattaatatatattttccttattttccattttcttttcattttttagacagttttttttttttttagaataattgttttatcatttataaatatttattgcttattattactattatatatattattactattttgtttgttatataaaatcttttaaattggAGGTacctaagtatattttaaacgccttctaaaaacatttttataatcagttttttttttatgttggaCAAACTGGCACCTGCCATACCAACCTGCCACGTACTGGAGGGCTTGCAgatgcgttgccggccttttaGGAGAAGGCTCTTTCCTTGATGGTTTGTGAAAATACCaagaaatatattgaaatctAAATCTGTCCCAGAACAAATATGACCTTACTTTGTAATGATAATGGTAGCGTTTGACGGTTCATAAGTACTTGAAAAAGTCAGTctgagtaaaaatatttttatttcaatggtgTTGGTGTGAGAAGGGGAAGGTAGTGTTATggcagacaaataaataaaaccatcaAATCATTCacatttagatttatataaatccAATAATTGGTAACtgcttgaaaataatattataataatatataataatattacaagaatacattaattcagtattatttatatctaacatttattaataaaaatcaatgttactgtttctttataatatatacaaaatgtaaaacCATAGACACGCAAGATATCGTTTTAAATATCTGTGCTTGCTTGATTCGAACCCGACATTTTAAGTAACGTTAACACTGTTTCACTTTAGCCTATTATAATAGCAGGAGAAAACTTAAATAGACGGCTTTGAACTTGAATCATCATCGAGATCTAAAACCAaaggtattcattatggatttgtgaTAAAATTGCGTTTTTATGTCGACAATGTTAACACATTAAACTTACGCCCTTTACTTGTAATTAAACGTTTATTCAGACACTTATTCTATCTCTTTCTTCCATAGTTGGTAACGTACGAAAAAAagagacagcattgtttaaccaaTTAAACGGCACCTGAacaacatttatacataaagttTATCTTTCCTACTAGTGATTGATGATTACATAATGTAATTgtaatcattaatctgattacatttttcCAATCTAGTCTAGACGGTTAAGAAAACAATGTACGACTCAAAATATTTGATCATATTATGGTATTATATAACAGCCATACTTTTAAGTGTTTGCTTACATTtcatacacattataaaaaaagttattctaaACATAATCATACATTACTGTTTGTCTGTGTAGGATATTAATTCGTTTTAATGGTTTGTCCCAATCGCTTTATAACTACTTAATTTACATCACTGGCATATACTGACCGAATATAATCGTCAGATAGACTTTTGTTTATGGTCAAAAATAAGAGAGGTCATAGATATCAATTTGAtgcgtatttaaaaaaaaaacttaaattttaatataatatacgggATTACACTGGACATTTacttaataacacatttattagCACGTTAAAAGCGActgctatattttatatcataagtatatcagcgttgttaaaaacaaatacacttttaaaatagaaatataattctgaagttttttttttttttttaaaagttaaaggcTATCACATACAGCCAGGCAGTTCTTTATTATGACAGATGGTATTAtggaaattcaaattaaaaaaaaaagtttaatatataatatatagcagaAGCTTCAATATCTACATCCTACATTCCTTACATTCGAGCACCCCGGTTATTATCCATCATCTCAATCACGTTGTTTACCTCAAAAgtcaaatgaataaaaaaaaatatatttattcataatagagaTAAAATTAATCTCTAAACACAACTTACTCGTAGATAAATGATTTTTCATATCTGTCAACATTTATcacaatgtaaattaataaaacaataaacctaaaaaaaaatcttaatctaaCATTACGTTACGACAAAATAAGATTACAAGACGGACGCTTCCATAGAAAAATAGACAATTACAATTCagcttaaattacatttttaaaatttaacatatatacatatatatgtttttaagatTGGCAACATTGTCTTGAGCGTGTctcgaataataatattttgtctatgACTAAAGCGTAATCTTATCCGAACCTATTTTTGTAGCTGTCTATGCTCTAATATCCTTGGGAGGAAGATGTTTAGAGGTTTAAAAACTTGGTTACCAATCTTAATAAGTCTTATCAGAATTAGACACTAACATACATTGATATAGATCGACCTTAAAACAGATTCTCTATATAGCATTGTTTTTggattaaatttgaaaatagaactcGCTACAAAAATTCTAGAATGTCCCAATTTCAAACCAGTACTCTTCGCtacacatacaaaaaaaaaattaataagtgttattttatttgattaaatacaaaaacgCACATCTATCTCAActgaattgaattaaaactttataactaTAGATCTATATAGTTATCATTCAAattgcaaattataaaataaataaatatatttattaaagcggTCGATAATTTGCAATGCCTTCCATGCGTGCCTTGCGCCTCTCGGACGGCGTTGcgccttttattttttttataatatgagctTTTTTCGCCGGATCAGGTTTGTATGTTTCAGTATTGAACTGTGAAATAAACAATCATTTGAATGCTCACGATTCAACGATAACATTTCAATCTAGTATACCTGCCAATTTATgccgaaaaaaaaatctttttttttttttagtccctttttaaattttttttagtgtGAGTGCCATGatactcacgagaattgatgtgtaaacatataCAGAtatcacgcacacattaacacaATAGttaatcttacgctgacgtcatctgccTGAGCGCTTAAATGTTTACTCATCAAAAATCATTCGTCCttacattttatgtaaaataacgaCTTACGTCTTCCCAATTCTCTTCGCACTCGACCACCGGGACTGGTTGCACTTCGACAGCTGGACGGAAGTCACTATCCATCACGTACAATTGGCTATCCAGCATCCCTCTCTGGCTGCACATGCTCACATGATACTGgaacgaaaaatatatatatgcttacgaaatattaaaaacttgttCCATATTGTGAGCAACTCTccggtcggattgccgtcccatcggattatgagggttagggaatagagtctgtcatctgtgtttgcgcacacactcgtgcactatatttgacgggccggttggcgtggttggtagatactttgatttcacgccgaaggttgtggcttCGACTCCttcccaggacagacatttgtgtgcatgaacatgtctgtttgtcctgactcttggtgtaattatctatataagtatgtatttacaaaagaaaagtagtatatatagtatatcagttgtctggttttcatagcacgCTCCAAGCTCTTCCAAGCTCTGCTtagtgaataatgtcccaggatacatacatacatatatatatatgaatcggtctggaggacattaattattaataattagccATAATGTGTACTACAATacgttattgattaatatattcctatttataatacaaccctattatatatattattatataatatatgtatatacatatcaCATTTCAGATAACTTCGCTCAAAATCAAAACGCAATATTTTTCACAAATCCGTCAATTTATTACTTAGTCgtgaaaaaattatgttaattaaacgtcaaatttgtttatttcacttgttatatatggaatatatatatatgtatatatatatatatatatagataaatatataagcgaaataccactcatcacgagatctcctaaacaatccgcccgattgacttgaaatttgtcacagttactccttctgacgtagacgctcactgagAACGGATTATACGCAAATTATTATGTACGGGACGATAAGGtaactaacagcctgtgattatcccactgctgggctaaggccgccactcctttttttttttttttgaagagaaggtttggagcttatatgtgaaatacacatgtggcagaatttcagtgaaataagacacatgcaggtttccttcaccgctgagcacgagatgaattataaacacaaattaagcacattaaaattcagtaatgcttgcccgggtttgaacccacgatcatcggttaagattcacgcgttctaaccactggaccatctcggcgaTTAGCAAGTATTACAAAAGTATAAGTCACTTACGTCCAACTCGACATCATTAACTACGTGCGTCGTATCGAACGGGCAGATGAGTTTGTTGTACCCGGTATATTGTTTCCTGCACTTTTGTAGGTGGATGTGCATTCGGTAATGCTCCAACTGGTGAGTCTCGTTGTAAGGGCATGTTACCATTTGGTAGGGTGACGGATGGGCCATtgctgaaacaaaaaaaaattgcatgtaAACATATATGCcaaatgtgtctaatttcattgaaattatgccacatgtgttttctaccaacccgcattggagcagcgtggtggaataacctctaaaccttctcctcaaaagggagaggagtccttagtccagcattgggacattaacaggctgtcatTGTTATATATGCCAATGTAATTGTACATTGAAGGTAgtcacataataaatatatcaatagtaTTTGCCCGCAGCTTCTGCCCCTTGGTAGGGatataggtttaaaaaaaattgcttatttcGATCATTGGGGGGTTCAACTTgctcaatattaaaattttatcaaaatcggttcagtggtttagccttgaaagcgtaacagagatTGGTCTGAAACATCCATTAGCgtgtgccgtgacggcaaacgtcatctcttatgacgtcatgcCCCTCTTCTACTTccttgtgtgtgtttgtgtgtgtgtctgtgtgtgcgCCGCGTATTTAGTTGCTATATAGAATCATATTAataagtgaaatatatttttcttattatatgaaataatcaaTTCTTCTACTTCGTGTGTCTCAGAATGCCTGTAGCGATTTCTCTacaattttttcatataaagataagattttgcttttaaagtttAACTTTGTACAGAAAAGGGcgattttaatcaataaaaaagattaaactaattaataagaGCCCAGATAGTTCATTAGCAATTCCatgtttgaatatattaattataatattagaaattatttcaTTGGCCATCAACTTCGACGTCTCTCATCCACCGGGTGACGTCACGTCGGTGACATTAACCCACAtgtgtatctgtttgtctgtggcATCGTACCTCGTAAACGAATGGATTTTTCTGTTTGGAACCAGGTGTGTTGTACGTATTTGAATAGACTGCAGTGAAAGcgctaataattaataataacaagccGAAATTGGTCCAGTGGACCGAATATTGTGGGTTCCAATCTGGGCccgcaccattgaattttcgtgattataatttatttcttgctcgacggttaaggaaaacgtGAGGAAAGATATAAAACCTCCAAATGTGTCCACCAATCCACATTGAAGCagtgtggtagaataagctcctaaaCTTAATTAAACGGAGATGAGGCCACCATTTACAGGCCTTTACCTTTTCTTACCATCAAAGATTTTTCTAGAAACTATGacttatgaattatatacactggccgccaaaaaaatcgacccacccgtatttttttacttacaaagttgttatcttaactatgcgacgacctaggtggattgttttacttatgggacatacatttaacattttattacccacttgatattgatttggaggagttgtaagtgttattgaggatatttggaatatttttaaagtattgataagaaaacgttactttgtgcacaaagtgcatggttagtttatttccagttcttaacgcggaatCATCTCgattcgatgtttattattgattaagtgtatgaaactttgttgaaacaataattttaataagtttaaacataaaaaatggatactactgaagcagaagctgctcaagtcgtagctcttattcatgaggggttaagtcagcgaaatgtggctagaacactaaaattaagtcgttcagcggtgcgaagagtgtacaaacgctacttggagacaggggagtatcgccggagaccaggatctggcagggggcgtgtcacgaacccgaccgatgaccgttttatttgtttgacgtctttaagaaaccgacatctttcggctgttgaggttcaaggtagactccgagaaagtcgtggagtgtctgtgagtgaaaatactgtaagaagaagacttcaagagcaaaacttaacccctcacaatccagcaa encodes the following:
- the LOC126780142 gene encoding gametocyte-specific factor 1 homolog, yielding MAHPSPYQMVTCPYNETHQLEHYRMHIHLQKCRKQYTGYNKLICPFDTTHVVNDVELDYHVSMCSQRGMLDSQLYVMDSDFRPAVEVQPVPVVECEENWEDFNTETYKPDPAKKAHIIKKIKGATPSERRKARMEGIANYRPL
- the LOC126780043 gene encoding protein HGH1 homolog codes for the protein MAKDPLDEMIQFLKPQSRIDLKHIALDHLLGLSGSEDGINVLLKNEKIIQCVLELTNDKVDEISKNALLLLVNVTANPIGASELLKYKPNMKNVVEIFIGYVLDQHKKDADAVCMILSNITRQEKLLEVCLDIYMPHMNDLLSVFVNLDYNKKGSKLHYLAPMFSNLSCAPRIRKWLTEENPYVPLIKLLPFCNYEESVIRRGGAIGTLRNLSFDTKYHNFLLSNDLDLLTYLLSPLMGNEDYPDDEMDKLPIALQYLPKEKQRDADIDIRKMIIETLNQLCAHRTGREILRDNGVYYVLREYHKWEKDPNILLACENVVDILIQKEDEVGAEDLKAVEIPDDMTEKFQKMDEEYINSVK